In the Drosophila takahashii strain IR98-3 E-12201 chromosome 3R, DtakHiC1v2, whole genome shotgun sequence genome, one interval contains:
- the LOC138913305 gene encoding putative odorant receptor 83c, whose amino-acid sequence MSEPVAVSPASRFRELSKNINSLTNLLGVDVLAPKLEFNYRTWTTIFAIVNYTGFTVFSILNNGGDWGVGLKASLMGGGLFHGLGKFLTCLLKHQDMRRLILYSRSIYEKYESRGISYHRTLNSNIDRLLGIMRIIRNGYVFAFCLMGILPLAMLMYDGTRVTAMQYLIPGLPLENNFCYTVTYLIQLVTMVVQGVGFYAGDLFVFLGLTQILTFADLLQLKINELNDALELKAENRALVTVGAQIKGEELRQYLLIEVIKWHQLFTDYCRTVNGLYYELIATQVLSMALAMMLSFCINLSSFHMPSAIFFVVSAYSMSIYCILGTILEFGYDQVYESICNVTWYELCGDQRKLFRLMLRESQFPHTIRILGVMSLSVRTALQIVKLIYSVSMMMMNRT is encoded by the exons ATGAGTGAGCCTGTGGCAGTGAGTCCCGCCAGTCGCTTTCGCGAATTGTCTAAAAACATAAACAGTTTGACCAACTTACTTGGCGTGGATGTGCTGGCCCCCAAGTTGGAGTTCAACTATCGCACTTGGACCACAATCTTTGCTATTGTAAACTATACTGGATTCACGGTATTTTCTATACTCAACAATGGGGGCGACTGGGGGGTGGGCCTCAAGGCCAGCTTAATGGGCGGTGGTCTATTCCATGGACTCGGAAAATTCCTAACCTGCCTACTTAAGCACCAGGATATGAGGCGTCTCATCTTGTACTCACGAAGCATTTACGAAAAATACGAGAGTAGGGGAATATCCTACCACAGAACCCTGAATTCGAACATAGATCGGTTGCTCGGCATCATGAGGATCATTCGCAAcggatatgtattcgcttttTGTTTGATGGGTATCCTGCCGCTAGCTATGTTAATGTACGATGGAACCCGCGTAACTGCGATGCAGTATCTTATTCCGGGACTCCCACTTGAGAACAACTTTTGCTACACAGTCACGTATTTGATTCAATTG GTAACAATGGTCGTACAAGGCGTTGGGTTCTACGCCGGCGATTTGTTTGTCTTTCTTGGTTTGACACAGATCCTGACGTTCGCCGATTTACTTCAGCTAAAGATAAACGAGCTGAATGACGCCCTGGAACTGAAGGCGGAAAACAGAGCTCTGGTAACAGTCGGAGCTCAAATAAAAGGAGAGGAACTGCGTCAATATCTTCTCATTGAAGTGATCAAATGGCATCAACTTTTCACGGA CTACTGTCGGACAGTGAACGGCCTTTATTACGAGTTAATTGCCACTCAGGTTCTTTCCATGGCTTTGGCCATGATGCTCagcttttgcattaatttgtCCAGCTTTCACATGCCGTCGGCCATTTTCTTTGTGGTTTCCGCCTACAGCATGTCCATCTATTGCATTTTGGGCACCATACTTGAGTTTGGA TATGACCAGGTATATGAGAGCATATGCAATGTGACGTGGTATGAGTTGTGTGGCGACCAGCGAAAGCTGTTTCGTCTTATGTTGCGAGAATCCCAGTTTCCGCACACCATTCGGATCCTCGGAGTTATGTCGTTATCCGTAAGAACGGCTTTACAG attgttaaacttatttatAGTGTGtccatgatgatgatgaaccgtacttaa